One segment of Podarcis muralis chromosome 17, rPodMur119.hap1.1, whole genome shotgun sequence DNA contains the following:
- the AICDA gene encoding single-stranded DNA cytosine deaminase, protein SASLGSVLLKQKKFLYNFKNMRWAKGRHETYLCYVVKRRNSATSCSLDFGYLRNKSGCHVEVLFLRYIATWDLDPRHCYRITWFTSWSPCYDCARHVADFLYAYPNLTLRIFAARLYFCEERNAEPEGLRRLHRAGAQIAIMTFKDYFYCWNTFVENRKKTFKAWEGLHENSVRLTRRLRRILLPLYEVDDLRDAFRILGL, encoded by the exons TCTGCTTCCCTCGGCAGTGTCCTTCTGAAACAAAAGAAATTCCTCTACAACTTCAAGAACATGCGCTGGGCCAAAGGCCGTCACGAAACATACCTTTGCTATGTGGTCAAACGGCGGAACAGTGCAACATCCTGCTCCCTGGACTTTGGATATCTGCGCAATAAG TCGGGTTGCCACGTTGAAGTTCTTTTCCTGCGTTACATCGCCACCTGGGACCTGGATCCAAGGCACTGCTATCGGATCACTTGGTTCACCTCATGGAGTCCGTGCTATGATTGCGCACGGCATGTAGCCGACTTCTTGTATGCCTACCCTAACCTAACCCTGCGCATCTTTGCTGCCCGCCTGTACTTCTGTGAGGAACGGAATGCCGAACCTGAGGGGCTGCGTCGCCTCCACCGGGCAGGAGCTCAGATTGCCATCATGACCTTCAAAG ATTACTTTTACTGCTGGAACACCTTTGTAGAGAACCGCAAGAAGACCTTCAAAGCTTGGGAAGGGCTTCATGAAAATTCTGTGCGTCTAACCAGAAGGCTCCGCCGTATCCTTTTG CCACTTTATGAGGTTGATGACTTGCGAGATGCCTTCCGAATCCTTGGACTCTGA